One Stenotrophomonas sp. SAU14A_NAIMI4_5 DNA segment encodes these proteins:
- the recN gene encoding DNA repair protein RecN yields MLRHLSIKDFAVVRATELEFGPGMTVVSGETGAGKSLMVDALGFLSGLRADSGVVRHGAARAELSAEFALDQLQAARQWLADNELDDEDQCQLRRVIRADGGSRSWINGRPVTLAQLADLAGRLVEIHGQHEQQALLTRPSQLALLDAYARNEDERRQVRRAAAAWQTLVDESLALSQQGDVSDRIGFLEHQLRELDREDLEPESIVALGASHRRQAHASALLSACQAASNQLNGDDGSSAMDLLQQVRHELSRLIEHDPRLGEVDGLIENASIQLHEALSLLDRVHDDLDADPEQFEENERRLGRLHDLARKHRVPMDELGAQRERMHAEVEQLRGADERLQRLAGEIEKAAAAWRVQAEVLSASRRKAAAELSATTTGIIAELGMGGGQFLIELEAQDSGKPDPQGAERVEFLVAANAGQPPRALRKVASGGELSRISLAIEVAALDLDAVPTMVFDEVDSGIGGAVADIVGQKLRALGEKRQVLCVTHLPQVASKGHAHYRVSKAPVEGMTQSAVEKLDTKAREEELARMLGGVEVSKEARAAARKLLVASSSLD; encoded by the coding sequence ATGCTCAGACATCTTTCGATCAAGGATTTTGCCGTCGTCCGCGCTACCGAGCTGGAGTTCGGACCGGGCATGACCGTCGTTTCCGGCGAGACCGGCGCCGGCAAGTCGCTGATGGTCGACGCGCTCGGCTTCCTGTCCGGCCTGCGCGCAGACAGCGGCGTGGTCCGCCATGGCGCCGCCCGTGCCGAACTGTCGGCCGAGTTCGCCCTGGACCAGCTGCAGGCCGCGCGCCAGTGGCTGGCCGACAACGAGCTGGACGACGAGGACCAGTGCCAGCTGCGCCGGGTGATCCGCGCCGATGGCGGCTCGCGCTCGTGGATCAACGGCCGCCCGGTGACCCTGGCGCAGCTGGCCGATCTGGCCGGGCGACTGGTGGAAATCCATGGCCAGCACGAGCAGCAGGCCCTGCTGACGCGCCCGTCGCAGCTGGCCCTGCTCGATGCCTATGCCCGCAACGAGGACGAGCGCCGCCAGGTGCGCCGCGCCGCTGCAGCCTGGCAGACCCTGGTCGACGAGTCGCTGGCCCTGTCGCAACAGGGCGACGTTTCCGACCGCATCGGCTTCCTTGAGCACCAGCTGCGCGAGCTGGACCGCGAGGACCTGGAACCCGAGTCGATTGTCGCGCTGGGTGCCAGCCACCGCCGCCAGGCCCACGCCAGCGCCCTGCTGAGCGCCTGCCAGGCGGCCAGCAACCAGCTCAACGGCGACGACGGCAGCTCGGCCATGGACCTGCTGCAGCAGGTACGCCACGAACTGTCGCGCCTGATCGAACACGACCCGCGCCTGGGCGAAGTGGACGGCCTGATCGAGAACGCCTCGATCCAGCTGCACGAAGCCCTGTCGCTGCTGGACCGCGTGCACGACGACCTCGATGCCGACCCGGAACAGTTCGAAGAAAACGAGCGCCGCCTCGGCCGCCTGCACGACCTGGCCCGCAAGCACCGCGTGCCGATGGACGAGCTGGGCGCGCAGCGCGAACGCATGCATGCCGAAGTGGAACAGCTGCGGGGTGCCGACGAGCGCCTGCAGCGCCTGGCCGGCGAGATCGAGAAGGCTGCCGCCGCCTGGCGCGTGCAGGCCGAGGTGCTCAGTGCCAGCCGCCGCAAGGCCGCTGCCGAGCTGTCGGCTACCACCACCGGCATCATCGCCGAGCTGGGCATGGGCGGCGGCCAGTTCCTGATCGAGCTGGAAGCGCAGGACAGCGGCAAGCCGGACCCGCAGGGCGCCGAGCGCGTCGAGTTCCTGGTGGCAGCCAATGCCGGCCAGCCGCCGCGGGCGCTGCGCAAGGTCGCCTCCGGCGGTGAACTGTCGCGTATCTCGCTGGCCATCGAAGTGGCCGCGCTGGACCTGGATGCGGTGCCGACCATGGTGTTCGACGAAGTCGACTCTGGCATCGGCGGCGCGGTGGCCGACATCGTCGGGCAGAAGCTGCGTGCCCTCGGCGAGAAGCGCCAGGTGCTGTGCGTCACCCACCTGCCGCAGGTCGCCTCCAAGGGCCACGCCCATTACCGGGTCAGCAAGGCCCCGGTGGAAGGCATGACCCAGAGCGCGGTGGAGAAGCTGGACACCAAGGCGCGCGAGGAAGAACTGGCACGCATGCTGGGTGGCGTGGAAGTGAGCAAGGAAGCACGCGCCGCGGCCCGCAAGCTGCTGGTCGCGTCGAGCTCGCTGGACTGA